The Pseudonocardia sp. HH130630-07 DNA window ACCAGCGGCGGCGACGACGGTCAGCCCTCGACCACCGCGACCGCCGACGCCGCCACCGCCGCAGCCGGTAGCGCAGGTACGGCCGCGGCCGGAGGCGAGGCCGGGACGGTGGCCTTCGGCCAGCAGGCCAGCGCCGGGGACCTGACACTCACCGCGTCGGCACCCGAACAGATCACCGAGCTGGGGATGACCCAGACCTGCTCGACGGTGACTTACACCAACAACGGGTCCTCCCCCGCCTCGTTCGCCTTCTTCGACTGGAAGTTCACCACCCCGGCCGGGGTCGAGACCTCGGCCTCGATCCCGTTCAACGCCGGCGCGAAAGCCCTGAACTCCGGCGAGCTCGCCCCGGGCGGCACGACGACCGGGATGGTCTGCGGCGACCAGCAGACCACCGACGTCAACGCGGTGAAGTACGCGCCGACGCTGAGCTTCTCCGACCCCATCACCTGGACCAACTGAAACCCCTCTCCCCCTGGTCGGCGCGTCGACAGCCGGGGTAGTCACGCACAACGCATCGACGCGCACCGTGAGGCTCCCGCCGCGCCCCGCGGCGGGAGCCTCACCCTCCCTTCCCGCCCGGTGGGCGACGGCCGGCACCGCGGACCTGTGGCCGGCAGTCGCCACGTCGACAGCGCCCGGCCAGTCGCGCTGCGCCGGTCCGGGTGCGCATCGCTTTCCGAGGAGCGTCGCCTTGTCTCAACCGATCCCGTGGCAGCCGGCACCCGGGCCGCCCCCACCGACGCCGGTGCCGCCCGCTCCGCCGCACTACCGGCGGGTCTCGCACGGTGTGCACCTGTTCCTGACACTGTTCACGTTCGGGATGTGGGCGGTCCTCGTCTGGTGGTGGTGGACCATCGTGATCAACGTGTCGAACAATTCCGCCCGTGCGGACTTCGAGGCCGCGTCGGCACGCTTCGAGTACGACCGCTGGCAGTGGGAGCAGTACTGGCGACGACTCCGCGGTGAGGGTCCGTGGGGCCCGCCACCCGGCCCTGGCCACGGGCCGCAGTGGTAGCGACAGCACCGCCCCGCTATCGCCGGCCCGTCCACGGCGAGCGGTGACACCAGCACGCAGAATGCCGGCGGCGCTGCGGGTCTTGATCGCGACGCCCTGCTACTGCAGTCGTCGGTCGGTGGAATCGAGCAGGCTCAACGCGTCGTCCACGAGGTCCCCGAAGGAGCAGTCGCCCGAGGCGGGGGCGTCGATCCACTCGTCGTAGGCGACGGTGAACACGGCGAGGCCGACGGCGCCGAGGAGCGTGGCGGTCCGGTCGTCGAGTCCGCGCGCACGCAGGCCCGACACCAGCGCGTCACCGACGCCGGCCCGCTTGAGGAGCTCGCGCTCGCGCAGTGCGGGATGGCCGGTGATGAGCGCGTGCCGCACACGGATCGCCTCGGCGTCGGCCTCGTGCCGGGCTGCTCCGGCGCGCAGCGCGATGGCCAGCACAGCGAACGGCGGTTCGTCAGGCGCCGCGCCGCGGACCGCGTCCTCGATGACCCGGCAGAGCTCGGCGTGGCCACGGAACACCACCTCGGCCTTGTCCCGGAAGTGGTTGTAGAAGGTGCAGGTGGTCACGCCGGCCCGGTCCGCGATGTCGGCCACCATCGTCTCGTCGACGCCGTGGCAGGTGAACAGCTCCAGAGCGGCGCGTTCAAGGCGCCCCTGAGCGTCGGGCTTCCAGCGGGGCATGATCGAACGCTAGGTGATTACACGTGTTGTAGTCAAAGCGCCGGTCGGCCTACTGTGACTACATGCCATGTAATCAGGTTCGAGGTAGCCGGGTCGTCGTGATCGGCGGGACGAGCGGCTCCGGGCTCGCCACGGCACAGGCCTTGGTCGAGGCCGGAGCGCAGGTCCTGGTCACCGGCCGCACGCAAAGCAAGATCGACGCCGCAGCAGAGCAGCTCGGTACCGCCGCGACCGTGCTGCGCAGCGATGCGTCCGTAGTGGCCGACGTGGATACGCTCGCCGCTCGGATCGCCGCTGAGTACGGCCGGGTCGACGGGGTGTTCGTCAACGCGGGTATCCCGTTGTCCCGGCCCCTGGCCGAGATGGACGAGGCCACGTTCGACGAGATCGTCGCCGTCAACGTCAAGGGCCCGTACTTCACCGTCGCGAAGCTCGCGCCCCTGCTCAACAGCGGTAGCGCGATCGTGTTGACCACCTCGGTAGCCAACCGCCTCGCCACCCCCGGTCTCAGCGCCTACGCCGCCACCAAGGCCGCGCTGCGGGCGATGGTCCGGACCGCTGCCCGCGAGCTGCTGCCCCACGGGATCAGGGTCAACGCGATCAGCCCCGGCCCGATCGACTCCGGCGCTCTCGAACGGTGGATGCCCGCGACGGACACGGCCGCCGTCCGCACCGGAATGACGCAGGAGAACCCCATGCGGCGCTTCGGTACCACCGCCGAGATCGCCGCGGCTGTCCTGTTCCTTCTCTTCGACGCCACCTACACCACCGGCGCCGAGTTGACCGTCGACGGCGGCGCAGCGCACCTGTGAGCCCAGCGGTGACGACGCGCAGACCGGAGGGATATGCCGCGCGTCGGGCTACCACCCGGTCCTCGACCGCGGGAGGGCTGATCCCCGGCGCACAGCGCGCCGCAGGCCGGTGGACGGCAAGTCCATGTTGGACCGCTGCCAGGTTGTCCATGAGCCTGTCCATGAACTTCTGCTATCCGGTGCCGCCGAGGCGAAGCACACGCAGGCATGGTCCGCGATCACCCCTGGTGCCTCCACCGCACGAGTGAAATCACCGTCTCGTAACCCGTCAGGTTGCCGGTTCGAGCCCGGCCCGCCGCAGCCCATGAGCGGCCCGAACTCTACAGTTCGTGATCGGCTGCCCCAGGCCGTCCATGGAGCCGTCCGCGGATCGTGTGCTCCTGAAGACGGCAGCGGCCGCGGCGCACCGTGCTCGTCCTTGTCCTCGTCGACCACGCCGGCAGCCCGTTCGGGACAACGCCTCGCGATAACCTGGGTCGATGCGCGGAGCAGGGGACGAGATGCAGATCGGCGAGCGGATCGCGTTCCACCGGCAGCGTCGCGGCTACACCCGGAGCCAGCTCGCGGGGCTCGTCGGCCGGAGCACCGACTGGCTGAGCAAGATCGAGCGCGGAGACCGGCAGATCCGGCGAGTGGACCTACTGACCGAGATCGCCGGCGCGCTGCGCGTGACCCTCGGCGCCCTGATGGGGGAACCGGCCCTCCCGGAGGACGGCGAGGAGCGCGACGACGTCCCGGCCGTCCGCGACGCGCTCATGGCTCCCGGTCGACTGTCCCGGCTCCTGTTCGCAGAAACGGCCGCCACTCCCTCGCCTGACCTGCAGCGATCCGAACAGCTCGTCGAGTTCCTCTGGGCCGACTACCAACGTGGCCGGATCGGCCAGGTCGTCGAGCACCTGCCTCGCTTGATTCGAGGAGCCCAGCGGCTGGAGGGCGTCGCGCCGGACGCCGTCGGGGACGATCGGCGTCGCTCCTGGGCCGTGTCCGCCCGGATCCACCATCTCGCCGCCACGACGCTCAGCAAGGTCGGAGAGGCCGACCTGTCGTGGATCGCTGCCGAGCGCGCGATGACGGCCGCCGATGAGGCCGACGACCCGCTCGTTCTCGCCTCGGCGGCCCGCGCAGCGACTCACGCCCTTCTCGCCGTCGGCCGCTACGACGACGCGCTCAGCCTCGGTGAGACCGCCTCGCGGTGGCTCGATCCGCAGGTCGCGGCCGGCGATCCGAACGCGGTGAGCCTGCTCGGGATGCTGTACCTCCGGACGGCCGTCGCTGCAGCCCGGCGACAGGACCGCAGATCGGCGAACGAGTTGCTCGGGCTCGCCGAACGCTCCGCTGCCCGCCTCGGTGCGGATGCGAACCACTGGCAGACCGGCTTCGGGCCGACGAACGTCGAACTGCACCGCCTGTCCGCCGGACTCGACCTCGGCGACGTGGCCTGGGTCGCGCAGCGCGGCAGGACCGTCGACGTCGCCCACCTGCCGATCGAGCGCCAGGTCACGCACATGATCGACGTCGCTCGCGCACTCGCCGCACTCACGCGCGACGATGACGCGGTGAGCCTCTTCCTCGAGGCGGAACAGGCCGCGCCGGCCCTCGTCCGCCACAGCGCCGTCGTGCGTGCGACGGCCAGGACCCTGTACCGGCGCGCTCCGGTCACCGCCGGTTCCCGGTCCTCCCGCCTGCTCGGGCTCGCGCAGCGATGCCGGGCGATCCGGTGAGCGAGGACGAACCCGTGGTCGGCCTGGTCGCCTGCGGCGTTGGCGGTCTCGACTCCGTCCGGGAGTCCTTCGTCGTACCGGCGCTGGAGCGGGGATGGCGGGTCGCGGTGACACTGACGCCGACCGCGGGCAGGTGGCTCACGGCCTCGGGCGAGGTGGCGAGATTGGCGCGGGCCACCGGCCTCCCCGTCCGGGTCGACCCGCGCAGCCCCGGGGAGCGCAGCCCGCACCCGCCGGTGAGCTGCTACGTCGTAGCTCCCGCCTCGGCCAACACCGTCGCCAAGCTCGCGCTCGGGATCGCCGACAACCAGGCGCTGACGACCGTCGGTGAAGCACTCGGAAACCGTGCGACGCCCGTGGTGGTGTTCCCCCGGGTCAATGCCGCGCACGCACGGCACCCGGCGTGGGACGGTCATCTCGCAGCGCTTCGACGCGCCGGTGTGCACCTGATCCACGGGCCCGAGGTCTGGGAACTGCACGAACCCCGCCAGGCGTCCCCCGGGCGGGCGCTCCCGTGGAGTGCCGTGCTGACCGCGACCGCGCGGGCCCTGCACCACCCGATCTCCGCCGAAGGCCCACAGGCTGACGATCCCCGAGCTCCGGCGACCTAGCGTCGCGCTCGTTCGCGATCTCCGAGGGACCCGGACAGTTCGTCCGGGTCCGTCGTCCGTTCCGGAGTTCTCCTGTGATCGCTCCGCTCCCGCGGAGCCCGATGCAGGAGGAGCCACGATGCCTGTTCGCGACGACGAACTCGGCGACGAACTGATCGCCCTGGCCGCACAGGTCGTGTTCGAACGCGGCGGCACCGGAGCCGGTGCCCGGATGCGTGATCAGCACGGACGCGACCGGCTCGGTCGGTGCCACGGATGCTCGCACTCCGGCACGGCCGCGCCGCTGTACCCCTGCCGGCTCCGGACGATCGGCGAGGTCGCCGCTGGTCTGGAACTGCTCGCCGCCCGTCCGGAACGCGCTACCGGCGCCGCCCGGTGACCCGCACCCGGAACGACGCGGTCGGGCCCGGCGTCGGCGCGGCGCGCCGGCGCAGCGGGGCGCCCGGCGGGTCCAGCTCCAGGTCGAGCGTGTGGAACAGGCGGGCCGCGGTCAGCGTCATCTGGATCTCGGCGATGCCCTTGCCGAGGCAGGTGTGGTGCCCCTTGCCGAACGGGGCGTACGCACCGGGGGTGGCGTGCTCCCGGCGTTCGTCGGTGTAGCGGTCGATGTCGAAGGTGTGCGGGTCGGGGAAGAACTCGGGCAGGAAGTGCGGGACGGTGACGGCGCAGTAGACGGGTTCGCCCTCGCTGATGTGGTGCCCCGCGTAGGTGAAGTCGCGGGCGGCGACCCGCGGTTGCGCCACCGCGATCGGGTACATGCGCATCGTCTCGGCCACCGCGCCGCTGATCGACGGCATCGCCGCCAGGTCGTCCTCGGAGACCGTCCGCCCGCCGGCGAAGACGGCGTCGGCCTCGCCCCGGACCCGCTCCAGCACCTCGGGGTGCGCCAGCACCGCGTACACCAGGGACGCGAGCGTGTTCGCGACCGTGTCCAGGCCCGCGACGTACGGCCCGGTCAGCGCGAGGGTGAGGTCGTCGGCCGGTACCAGCTCCGGGTCCCGCTCGTGGGCCGCCATGATGTCGTCGACGAGCGTGCGCGGCCGGTCGTCGGCGGCGGGCCGCTCCCGGTGCTCGCGGACCATCGTGCGGCCGAGCTCGGCGACCCGGGCCCTGGCCCGCCGGTACTCGGGACGCCGCAGCAGGATCGCCGGGCGCTGCCGGGTCACCAGCGTGTTGAGGATGTAGAGGGTGGCGATGCGGATGTCGTCGATGTGCTCGGTCGGCACCCGGCCGGTCAGCAGCGTGCCGAGCTGGCCGGTCACCAGGAACTGCAGGGCACGGACGACGGGCACGGTCCGCCCGGGTGCCCAGTCCCGCTCGACGCAGCGGTCGGTGATGTCGACGAGGTCCGGCAGCCGGCCGTCCAGCGCCTCCCGCGAGTAGCCGCGCCGCATGACCTCGCGCAGCCGGCGGTGCTCGGGCCCGTCGACGCCGGTCAGCGTCTTCGTCGCGCCGTACTCGTCGACGAGGCCCTGCCAGACCTCGCGGGAGCGCAGGTTCGCCCGGCCCTCGCGGGACCCCATCCAGCGCGCGAGCTCCGGCCCCGCCAGCACGGTGAGCGTGCGGTGCAGCGCGCGGACCCGGAAGACCGGCCCGTGCGTGGCGTAGCCCCGCAGGAACACCGCGAGCGGGTCACGGGCCATCTCCAGCGCACTGCCGACCACCGGCAGGCCCCGCACCACCGGGATCCCACCCGTCACCGTCGCCGGTACCGCCACGCCCCACCCCCGTCATCGTCGTCGGGGTCCAGTCGATCACGCCCCGGCCGGCGGGAACACCGCCGGCCAGGGCTCCCTGCGTACGGCGGCTACCGCGCGAGGTGCTCGGCGAGGAAGGCGTCGATGCGCTGCCACAGCAGGAGCACGTTCTCCGGGTTGACGAAGCCGTGCCCCTCGTCCTCGCACACCAGGTAGTCGACCTCGACCCCGCGGGCGCGCAGGGCCGAGACGATCGCGTCGGACTCGGCCCGCACCACGCGCGGGTCGTTGGCCCCCTGGGCGACGAACAGCGGTGCCCGGATCGCGTCCACCCGGTGGATCGGCGAGCGGGCCCGCAGCTCGGCCAGCTGTGCCGGGTCGGCCGGGTCGCCGGCGTAGCGGTACCAGTTGGACGCGAGGTAGGGCCGGACGAAGTCGGGCTGGGTGCGCATGAAGTTCTCGAGGTCGCTGACGCCGACGTAGTCGACCACCGCGGCGAACCGTTCCGGGGTGAAGGTGGCACCGACGAGCGCGGCGTACCCGCCGTAGGAGCCGCCGAGGATCGCGACCCGGTCCGGATCGGCGTAGCCCTGCTCCACCGCCCAGTCGACCCCGTCGAGCAGGTCGGTGTGCATCGCCCCCGCGAGCTCGCCGATCGCCGCCCGCATGTGCGCCCGCCCGAACCCGATCGAGCCGCGGAAGTTGACCTGCAGCACGGCGTAGCCACGGTCGGCCAGCATCTGCACCCCGGCGGCGTAGCCCCAGGTGTCCTGCGACCACGGGCCGCCGTGCACGGCCAGCACCAGCGGCAGCCCGCGCGGTTCGACGCCGACGGGCAGGGTCAGCAGCGACGGCAGCTCGAGCCCGTCCCGGGCCGGGATCGTCACCGGGGCGGTCGGGGCGAGCGTGTCGGGGTCGAGGTGCGGGTAGGGCCGGAACAGCAGCCGCCGCTCGCCGCTGGCGTGGTCGTAGAACCAGGTGACGCCGGGGTCGCGGTCGTGGGTGAACGATACGACCCACCGCTGCCCGGACTCGTCGGAGCTGATCGCGCCGAGGTCACCGTCCGACAGCGCCTCCAGCTCGGTGAGCACCTCGGCGAACCCGGGGTCCACGGCGTGGATCACCTGGCGTTCGCGCAGGTAGCGCACGCCGAGCAGCGCGCCGGTGCGGCGGTGCCGGATCAGCGGGGACGGCAGTGCCGGGAAGACCTGGGTGCGCGGGTCGATGTCGAAGGACGGGTGGCTGTCGACCACCGTCTCGGCGCCGGTGTCCAGGTCGATGCGCACGAGGTGGGTGCGGTCGGTACCGCGGTAGGACGCCGTCCAGACCGCCGTGCGGTCCGGGGTGAGCTGGAACGGGGCCACGCCGGCGGGGAAGTCGTCCCCGGACATCGTCGTGATCTCCCGGGGCGCGCCGTCGTTCCACCGCGACAGCACGGTGTCGCCCGTCTCGGTGGCGGTGTGCGCCAGCAGCTCGCCGTCCGCCGCGCGCATCCAGCCGCCCACGTTCCCCGGGTTCTCGGCCAGCAGCGTCAGCTCACCGCTCGCGACGTCGATCTCGTGCAGGTCGAACAGGGCGTGGTCACGGGCGTTGAGGTGGACGAGCGCCGTGCCGGGACGGTCGAGCGGCTGCTCGATGCCCAGCACCCGGGCGCCGTCGAACGGGGTGAGGTCGGTGATCTCGCCCGAGGCGAGGTCGACCCGGAAGACGTGGTTGTTCTCGTCGCCGCCGGTGTCCTGCAGGTAGAGCAGCCGGTCGGTGCCGGCCCACTCGAAGCGTTGCACGGAGCGGGTCGTGTCCGCCGTGACGCAGCGCGCCGCTCCCCCGGCCAGCTCCCTGATCCAGACGTTGAGCCGGCCGTTCCACGGCGCCAGGTAGGCGATGCGCAGCCCGTCCGGGGAGATCTCGGCCGCGGAACGCTCCGGGGGCGCGAACAGGTCCTCGACGCCGAGGCGGCTCATGCGGCACCGCCAGCGTCCGATGCGGTCCGCCGCCGTGTTCCGGGGGTCGTCGCTACGTCCATCGTCACTCCTCGTCGAAGGGGTTCTCGGGTCCGTCCACGGCGGTCCCGGTGCCGTTGCGGCCGGGCCGGGCTCGCCGTCCACATCGGTGGGTCCGTGGGCCGGTGGGGGCCGCGGGGCGGCCGTGATCAGCCGGCGGGTCGAGCGCCGGAAGGCCCAGACCACGACCAGGGCCATGACCGCGGTCAGCGGCAGCCCGGTCACCACCTGCACCACGGCCAGCCCGCTCGCGGCGTCGGACAGGTAGAGCGACTGCTTGAGCGCGAACCGCCCGGCGAACACCACGGCGGCGAACAGCGTCGCGATGTCGTGGGCCCGCAGAACGGCACGGTCCCGGCGCCACGCGAACCGCCGCCCGTGCAGCCAGCTCCACGTCATCCCGGTCAGGGGCCGGCGCACCACCAGCGAGACGACCAGCGCCACCCCGATGCCGAAGGCCGTCCAGATCCCGACGAGGAAGTAGTTCCGGGGCGAGCCGGTCCAGACCGCGAACGCCCCGGCGAACGCCACCCCGAACACGGCGCCCCAGGCGGCCAGGAACCTCTCCCGGCGTACCACCGTCCGGAACACGGCCAGTACCACCGCGGACGCGAGCGCGGCACCGGTCGTGACCAGGACCGGCGCGAACAGGTTGACGACCAGGAACACGACCGCCGGGGCGTTCGTGTAGACGACTCCGGCCCAGCCGCCGTGCTGGGCGAGGAGCACCTGCCCCGGCGTCACGGGAGGTTCGGGAGCCGGAGCGCCGACGTCCTGGGCCGGCCGGGGTCCGTGTGCGGTCATGGTCGCGTCCATGAGCCCGTGCCGCCGACCACCATGCGGCGAACGTAGGACGGCCGTCCGGCCGGATGGATCAGCCGTCGGGCCCGGATCGTCCCGACCAAAGAGAGGCCCGGGCACCCGCCGGACGGATGCGGGCCCCGTCACGGCCCTCGTCCGCGGGGTCGTCCCAGGGGGCGGACACGGCCGGATCCGTAACCCGACAGCGGCATGATCGTGCGACACGACCATCCGCAGCAGGGGCATCCGTCCCCCGGCTCCCTACCCTGGCCGCCATGATCGACCCGGCGGGTCCGCGGCGGCGGCTCCGCGACCACGTCACCGTCGACCGCACCGTGCTCCTGGCCCTCGCGGCCTGGCTCGCCGTCGCGGCGTTCCGCTGGCAGCATCCCCCGCCGGCGCCGGTGTGGGTGCTGCACGCCGACCACGTCGCCGGGCTGCTCGGGTGCCTGGCCCTGTGCTGGCGGCAGCGGTGCCCGGTGGCGCTCGCCGCCGCGGTGGGCGTGACCGGAGCCTGCGCCGAGCTCACCGCGATCCCGACGCTGGTGCTGCTGTTCACCGTGGCCGACCGGCGCCCCGCCGCGACGACCGCGGCGGTGGCCTGCGGGAGCTTCCTCGCCAACGCCGTGCCGTTCGTCGTCCGCCACGACCCGCATCCGGCGAACCCGACGCCGGTGGTGCTCGCCTGCACCGCCGGCGTCTACGCGCTGGCCGTCGCCTGGGGCCGTACGGTGCGCACCGAGCGGCGGCTCGCGGACGCGCTGCGCGAACGGATCCGGACCGCCGAGGTCGCAGCGGACCTGCACACCGAGCGTCTGCGGTCCCGGGCACGGGAGGACCTGACGCGGGAGATCCACGAGGT harbors:
- a CDS encoding TetR/AcrR family transcriptional regulator; translated protein: MPRWKPDAQGRLERAALELFTCHGVDETMVADIADRAGVTTCTFYNHFRDKAEVVFRGHAELCRVIEDAVRGAAPDEPPFAVLAIALRAGAARHEADAEAIRVRHALITGHPALRERELLKRAGVGDALVSGLRARGLDDRTATLLGAVGLAVFTVAYDEWIDAPASGDCSFGDLVDDALSLLDSTDRRLQ
- a CDS encoding SDR family oxidoreductase yields the protein MIGGTSGSGLATAQALVEAGAQVLVTGRTQSKIDAAAEQLGTAATVLRSDASVVADVDTLAARIAAEYGRVDGVFVNAGIPLSRPLAEMDEATFDEIVAVNVKGPYFTVAKLAPLLNSGSAIVLTTSVANRLATPGLSAYAATKAALRAMVRTAARELLPHGIRVNAISPGPIDSGALERWMPATDTAAVRTGMTQENPMRRFGTTAEIAAAVLFLLFDATYTTGAELTVDGGAAHL
- a CDS encoding helix-turn-helix domain-containing protein, with amino-acid sequence MRGAGDEMQIGERIAFHRQRRGYTRSQLAGLVGRSTDWLSKIERGDRQIRRVDLLTEIAGALRVTLGALMGEPALPEDGEERDDVPAVRDALMAPGRLSRLLFAETAATPSPDLQRSEQLVEFLWADYQRGRIGQVVEHLPRLIRGAQRLEGVAPDAVGDDRRRSWAVSARIHHLAATTLSKVGEADLSWIAAERAMTAADEADDPLVLASAARAATHALLAVGRYDDALSLGETASRWLDPQVAAGDPNAVSLLGMLYLRTAVAAARRQDRRSANELLGLAERSAARLGADANHWQTGFGPTNVELHRLSAGLDLGDVAWVAQRGRTVDVAHLPIERQVTHMIDVARALAALTRDDDAVSLFLEAEQAAPALVRHSAVVRATARTLYRRAPVTAGSRSSRLLGLAQRCRAIR
- a CDS encoding flavoprotein, giving the protein MSEDEPVVGLVACGVGGLDSVRESFVVPALERGWRVAVTLTPTAGRWLTASGEVARLARATGLPVRVDPRSPGERSPHPPVSCYVVAPASANTVAKLALGIADNQALTTVGEALGNRATPVVVFPRVNAAHARHPAWDGHLAALRRAGVHLIHGPEVWELHEPRQASPGRALPWSAVLTATARALHHPISAEGPQADDPRAPAT
- a CDS encoding cytochrome P450, which produces MTGGIPVVRGLPVVGSALEMARDPLAVFLRGYATHGPVFRVRALHRTLTVLAGPELARWMGSREGRANLRSREVWQGLVDEYGATKTLTGVDGPEHRRLREVMRRGYSREALDGRLPDLVDITDRCVERDWAPGRTVPVVRALQFLVTGQLGTLLTGRVPTEHIDDIRIATLYILNTLVTRQRPAILLRRPEYRRARARVAELGRTMVREHRERPAADDRPRTLVDDIMAAHERDPELVPADDLTLALTGPYVAGLDTVANTLASLVYAVLAHPEVLERVRGEADAVFAGGRTVSEDDLAAMPSISGAVAETMRMYPIAVAQPRVAARDFTYAGHHISEGEPVYCAVTVPHFLPEFFPDPHTFDIDRYTDERREHATPGAYAPFGKGHHTCLGKGIAEIQMTLTAARLFHTLDLELDPPGAPLRRRAAPTPGPTASFRVRVTGRRR
- a CDS encoding alpha/beta fold hydrolase is translated as MTAHGPRPAQDVGAPAPEPPVTPGQVLLAQHGGWAGVVYTNAPAVVFLVVNLFAPVLVTTGAALASAVVLAVFRTVVRRERFLAAWGAVFGVAFAGAFAVWTGSPRNYFLVGIWTAFGIGVALVVSLVVRRPLTGMTWSWLHGRRFAWRRDRAVLRAHDIATLFAAVVFAGRFALKQSLYLSDAASGLAVVQVVTGLPLTAVMALVVVWAFRRSTRRLITAAPRPPPAHGPTDVDGEPGPAATAPGPPWTDPRTPSTRSDDGRSDDPRNTAADRIGRWRCRMSRLGVEDLFAPPERSAAEISPDGLRIAYLAPWNGRLNVWIRELAGGAARCVTADTTRSVQRFEWAGTDRLLYLQDTGGDENNHVFRVDLASGEITDLTPFDGARVLGIEQPLDRPGTALVHLNARDHALFDLHEIDVASGELTLLAENPGNVGGWMRAADGELLAHTATETGDTVLSRWNDGAPREITTMSGDDFPAGVAPFQLTPDRTAVWTASYRGTDRTHLVRIDLDTGAETVVDSHPSFDIDPRTQVFPALPSPLIRHRRTGALLGVRYLRERQVIHAVDPGFAEVLTELEALSDGDLGAISSDESGQRWVVSFTHDRDPGVTWFYDHASGERRLLFRPYPHLDPDTLAPTAPVTIPARDGLELPSLLTLPVGVEPRGLPLVLAVHGGPWSQDTWGYAAGVQMLADRGYAVLQVNFRGSIGFGRAHMRAAIGELAGAMHTDLLDGVDWAVEQGYADPDRVAILGGSYGGYAALVGATFTPERFAAVVDYVGVSDLENFMRTQPDFVRPYLASNWYRYAGDPADPAQLAELRARSPIHRVDAIRAPLFVAQGANDPRVVRAESDAIVSALRARGVEVDYLVCEDEGHGFVNPENVLLLWQRIDAFLAEHLAR